From Cecembia calidifontis, one genomic window encodes:
- a CDS encoding transposase: protein MKHSHSEIWMHLVLSTKNQIPIFGNPEAKCIGEAIEEFASEHSNNAVSFAVLPEHIHILLKLPEDMSLNGLVSHLQTFIQSKMRKNELVNSNFQWEKDYHAHSVSINRLTTERSVIQRQNLKHKEMSFKEELKFLGL, encoded by the coding sequence ATGAAACACTCACATTCTGAAATATGGATGCATTTGGTCTTAAGCACCAAAAACCAAATTCCTATATTTGGTAATCCTGAAGCCAAATGCATAGGTGAAGCCATAGAAGAATTTGCAAGTGAGCACAGTAATAACGCTGTCAGCTTTGCCGTATTACCAGAGCATATCCATATACTTTTAAAACTACCTGAAGACATGTCACTTAATGGATTGGTATCACACCTTCAGACTTTTATCCAATCGAAAATGAGAAAAAATGAGCTGGTCAACAGTAACTTTCAATGGGAAAAAGACTATCATGCCCATTCTGTCAGTATCAATAGACTGACTACAGAAAGATCTGTTATCCAAAGACAAAACCTGAAACATAAGGAAATGAGCTTTAAAGAAGAATTGAAGTTTTTAGGCCTTTGA
- a CDS encoding homogentisate 1,2-dioxygenase, with the protein MAYYFRLGNIPPKRHIQFRQPDGSLYKEELVSSKGFSGIYSNLYHIHNPNNVLSIGKPTPYHWEPAKEHGLKQTHLKTAGVTTTGKDYLSARKMLMMNNDVMMGICSPEQRKMDYYFKNADGDELIYVHDGEGVMYSQFGKLEVRQGDYIVIPRTTIYRFEWKEEGPLRLLIIESHGPIETVKRYRNELGQLLEHSPYCERDIRPPGELVTEAEKGEYLVQIKKGGMLHPYIYGHSPLDIVGWDGFLYPYALSIHDFEPITGRIHQPPPVHQTFQAWGFVICSFVPRLFDYHPLAIPAPYNHSNIDSDEVLYYAEGEFMSRKGIDRGSFTIHMGGLPHGPHPGTVEKSIGAKETHELAVMLDTFRPLYVTTQGLDFVDPDYPMSWKE; encoded by the coding sequence ATGGCTTATTATTTCAGATTAGGAAATATCCCACCGAAAAGGCATATCCAATTCCGTCAACCGGATGGTAGCCTTTATAAGGAGGAGTTGGTGAGTTCAAAGGGATTCTCCGGCATCTATTCCAACCTCTACCATATTCATAATCCAAATAATGTATTGTCGATAGGCAAACCAACACCATATCATTGGGAGCCTGCCAAAGAACATGGATTAAAACAGACCCATTTAAAAACAGCTGGAGTTACCACCACCGGGAAAGACTACCTCAGCGCCAGAAAAATGCTGATGATGAACAATGATGTCATGATGGGCATTTGTTCCCCTGAGCAGCGGAAGATGGATTATTATTTTAAGAATGCTGATGGTGACGAACTGATCTATGTGCATGATGGTGAGGGCGTAATGTATTCCCAATTTGGCAAATTGGAAGTGCGACAGGGAGATTATATCGTCATTCCGAGGACTACCATTTACCGTTTTGAGTGGAAAGAGGAAGGCCCTTTGAGGTTGTTGATCATAGAATCCCATGGACCTATTGAAACTGTAAAAAGGTATAGAAATGAATTGGGGCAGTTATTGGAGCATTCTCCTTACTGCGAACGTGACATCCGTCCTCCAGGGGAATTGGTGACAGAGGCTGAAAAAGGAGAATACCTCGTTCAGATTAAAAAGGGAGGTATGCTACATCCTTATATTTATGGCCACAGTCCTTTGGATATCGTAGGTTGGGATGGTTTTCTTTATCCTTATGCTTTGTCCATCCATGATTTTGAACCAATCACAGGACGTATTCATCAGCCACCTCCGGTACATCAGACTTTCCAGGCCTGGGGATTTGTCATTTGTTCCTTTGTTCCGAGGTTGTTTGACTACCATCCATTGGCCATACCTGCGCCTTATAACCACAGCAATATCGATTCCGATGAGGTCCTTTATTATGCTGAGGGAGAATTTATGTCCAGAAAAGGAATTGATAGGGGGTCATTTACCATCCATATGGGAGGGCTTCCGCATGGACCACACCCAGGAACTGTTGAGAAATCCATAGGGGCAAAGGAAACACATGAATTGGCAGTGATGCTTGATACCTTCCGGCCGCTATATGTAACCACCCAAGGATTGGATTTTGTCGATCCGGATTATCCGATGAGCTGGAAGGAATAA
- a CDS encoding M20/M25/M40 family metallo-hydrolase translates to MIKRNSFIAFFILLAHSLFAQQLSKTEKRLLETIDKNYQETVALLEETVNINSGTFNLEGVREVGKVFEREFAKIGFQTEWIILPDSLRRAGHFVATRKGKSGKKLFFIGHLDTVFEKDMPFYPFTMIDDNTAKGQGVNDMKGGNVMIFATLKALHELGLLEDKTITVYFTGDEENAGNPSWVSRLDFVERAKQHDYALGYETAQGFNIATVARRGASGWTLKTTGRQLHSSGVFRESVGYGAIYEAARILNAFREELAGEQYLTFNPGQIIGGSDIEYDEISGEGKALGKTNIVARETFVTGDLRFLGEAQKESARERMRKIVSQNLHGTAAEIEFEDGIPSMPPTSGNHALVDILNKVSMDMGFGEVKAGDPGSRGAGDISYVADYLDCIDGLGASGTGAHSPAETINMKEYPDLIKRSTLFVYRLLNM, encoded by the coding sequence ATGATCAAGAGAAATAGTTTTATTGCTTTCTTCATTTTGCTTGCCCACAGCTTGTTTGCCCAACAATTAAGTAAAACTGAAAAGCGCTTGTTGGAAACTATTGATAAGAATTATCAGGAAACGGTAGCTTTATTAGAAGAAACTGTCAATATCAATTCAGGAACTTTTAACCTGGAAGGAGTCCGGGAAGTGGGTAAGGTGTTTGAGAGGGAATTTGCAAAAATTGGATTCCAGACTGAATGGATAATCTTGCCTGATTCATTGAGGAGAGCGGGGCACTTCGTGGCCACCAGAAAAGGGAAAAGCGGTAAAAAACTATTTTTTATTGGACACTTGGATACAGTGTTTGAAAAGGATATGCCATTTTATCCTTTCACCATGATAGATGACAATACAGCGAAAGGACAAGGCGTAAATGATATGAAAGGCGGTAATGTGATGATTTTTGCTACGTTGAAGGCACTTCATGAACTGGGTCTTTTGGAAGACAAAACAATCACTGTCTATTTCACAGGTGATGAGGAGAATGCCGGAAATCCAAGCTGGGTCAGCAGATTGGATTTTGTAGAAAGGGCCAAGCAGCATGATTATGCGTTGGGGTATGAAACGGCACAGGGTTTTAATATAGCAACTGTAGCCCGTAGGGGAGCAAGTGGCTGGACTTTAAAAACAACAGGTAGGCAGTTGCATTCTTCGGGTGTATTTAGGGAATCTGTCGGCTATGGGGCAATTTATGAGGCCGCCAGAATTCTTAACGCTTTTAGAGAAGAATTGGCGGGAGAACAATACCTGACCTTCAATCCAGGGCAGATCATTGGTGGGTCGGATATTGAGTATGATGAGATAAGTGGTGAGGGGAAAGCATTGGGAAAAACCAACATAGTAGCAAGAGAAACTTTCGTTACAGGGGATTTGAGGTTTTTGGGAGAGGCACAAAAAGAATCAGCAAGGGAAAGGATGAGAAAGATCGTTTCCCAAAATCTCCACGGTACAGCAGCTGAGATTGAATTTGAGGACGGGATTCCTTCCATGCCTCCAACCTCTGGTAACCATGCCCTGGTGGATATCCTTAACAAAGTCAGCATGGATATGGGTTTTGGGGAAGTAAAAGCCGGAGATCCTGGATCCAGGGGGGCGGGAGATATTTCTTATGTGGCTGATTACCTTGATTGTATTGATGGTTTGGGTGCATCAGGGACAGGGGCTCATTCACCTGCAGAAACTATCAATATGAAGGAGTATCCTGACCTGATCAAGAGGAGTACGCTTTTTGTTTACCGCTTGTTAAATATGTAA
- a CDS encoding aminopeptidase P N-terminal domain-containing protein, with protein sequence MRNCVQLLLILFLLPLSLVIHAQSYFADGLSADFHKDRREALRKTMPENSAAVFFNNPMKNRSNDTEFQYRPNSDFYYLTGFREPNAALIIFKNPQLVEGKQVNEIIYVQPRDPRKEQWDGERLGIEGVKEKLGFEMVFLNSDFLKKPGVDWSKVHPLLSFNLGEIEGGAYNAPLKEMVASLRAFSLNKEAPSSPSLDQLMNQLRVKKTAEELVVLRRAVEISGKAHIEAFKSVQPGVSERAIQGVHEFVHKALGAESVGYSSIVGARNNSTILHYVDNYRTGLQDGLILMDVGAEFRGYSGDITRTVPVKGKFSPEEKAIYEIVLEALEAGIAACQPGSDFQKVNAASRKVIDEGLVELGLVKPGERHPYFPHGIGHHLGLDVHDRGGYGKLEPGMVLTVEPGIYIPEGSPVDSKWWGIGVRIEDNILITEAGHENLSAFVPKTVEEIETVMKEEGILQKLGLD encoded by the coding sequence ATGAGAAATTGTGTTCAGTTATTATTGATTTTATTTCTTCTTCCCCTAAGCCTTGTTATTCATGCTCAATCTTATTTTGCAGACGGATTAAGTGCGGATTTTCACAAAGATAGAAGGGAAGCCCTGAGAAAAACTATGCCTGAAAACAGTGCGGCTGTATTTTTCAACAACCCGATGAAAAACAGGTCAAATGATACCGAATTTCAATATAGGCCCAACTCTGACTTTTACTACCTTACAGGTTTCAGGGAGCCTAATGCTGCCTTGATTATTTTTAAAAATCCACAGCTTGTGGAGGGTAAACAGGTCAATGAAATTATCTACGTACAGCCCAGAGATCCCAGGAAAGAACAATGGGACGGAGAAAGGTTGGGTATTGAAGGGGTAAAAGAGAAGTTGGGTTTTGAAATGGTTTTTCTAAATTCAGACTTTTTGAAGAAGCCGGGAGTTGACTGGTCCAAAGTCCATCCTCTGCTTTCTTTCAATCTGGGTGAGATAGAAGGCGGCGCTTACAATGCTCCTTTGAAGGAGATGGTTGCCAGCTTAAGAGCCTTCAGTTTAAATAAAGAAGCCCCAAGTTCCCCTAGCCTTGACCAGCTGATGAATCAACTCCGGGTAAAAAAGACCGCGGAGGAGTTGGTCGTATTGAGGAGGGCAGTGGAAATTTCGGGTAAGGCACATATAGAGGCATTCAAATCTGTGCAACCTGGAGTTTCAGAAAGAGCTATACAAGGAGTGCATGAGTTTGTTCACAAAGCGTTGGGTGCTGAAAGTGTGGGCTACAGTTCAATTGTAGGCGCGAGGAACAACTCTACCATTCTTCATTATGTGGACAATTATAGGACCGGTCTTCAGGATGGTTTGATTCTGATGGACGTTGGGGCTGAATTCAGAGGCTACTCCGGCGATATTACAAGGACAGTGCCTGTGAAAGGAAAGTTTTCACCAGAAGAAAAGGCTATTTATGAAATTGTTCTGGAAGCTTTGGAAGCAGGAATTGCTGCCTGTCAGCCGGGGTCTGATTTTCAAAAAGTTAATGCGGCATCCCGCAAAGTAATAGATGAAGGTTTGGTTGAGCTTGGTTTGGTCAAGCCTGGGGAGCGGCATCCCTACTTTCCACATGGTATTGGGCATCATTTGGGCCTGGATGTTCATGATAGAGGGGGATATGGAAAATTGGAGCCCGGAATGGTCCTGACCGTAGAGCCCGGAATTTATATTCCCGAAGGAAGTCCTGTTGATTCCAAGTGGTGGGGCATTGGAGTCCGGATTGAGGATAATATTTTAATTACAGAAGCTGGTCATGAAAATCTGAGTGCTTTTGTCCCCAAGACTGTAGAGGAAATTGAAACAGTGATGAAAGAGGAAGGGATTCTTCAAAAGTTGGGTTTGGATTGA
- a CDS encoding alpha-amylase family glycosyl hydrolase, with protein sequence MSPSQKIVVYQVFTRLFGNTNTTNKPWGTLEENGVGKFNDFSDKALQEIRDLGVTHIWYTGVPHHAVIRDYTEYGISNDDPDVVKGRAGSPYAVKDYYQVNPDLAVNPAKRLEEFEALIARTHRHGLKVIIDIVPNHVARRYEGLNNPVGVRDFGADDDATIEYHRDNNFYYIPGEPFKVPTPLDGYRPLGGEQHPLSDGKFEEFPAKWTGNGSRNPQPHFYDWYETVKVNYGVRPDGSKDFPELPEGFDKKGYQAHFDFWKDKDVPNSWKKFKDIALFWIGKGVDGFRYDMAEMVPVEFWSYMNSSIKMKNPEAFLLAEIYNPKAYRDYIHLGKMDYLYDKVELYDTLKNIIQGKGSTDHIAPIQIGLADIGKHMLHFLENHDEQRIASPEFAGKAEKAKPAAVLSATIDSGPMMIYFGQEVGEPGAEDAGFGKPSRTSIFDYVGVPHHQRWMNGGKFDGGQLTAEEKELRDFYKRLLNLAKTSPALAGKYQEIHHYNRLHTEWYNDKVFSFVRWSDGQRLLIVTNFDSQQSFGFDLELPAELVKIWGLSEGEFRLLEKLYGYKQPILQVAGGKAKVRVDLNPLESWILEL encoded by the coding sequence ATGTCACCATCTCAGAAAATAGTAGTTTACCAAGTTTTCACCCGACTTTTTGGCAATACAAACACCACAAATAAACCTTGGGGTACCTTGGAAGAAAACGGAGTAGGCAAATTCAATGATTTTTCCGACAAGGCGCTACAGGAGATCAGGGATTTGGGAGTTACGCATATCTGGTATACCGGTGTTCCCCATCATGCTGTCATCCGGGATTATACTGAATACGGAATAAGCAATGATGATCCGGATGTGGTAAAAGGTAGGGCTGGTTCTCCGTATGCGGTTAAGGATTATTATCAGGTCAATCCAGATCTGGCAGTGAACCCGGCAAAGAGGTTGGAAGAATTCGAAGCCTTGATTGCAAGGACCCATCGGCATGGGCTGAAAGTCATCATTGATATTGTCCCCAACCATGTGGCAAGAAGGTATGAGGGGCTCAATAATCCGGTTGGGGTAAGGGATTTTGGGGCCGATGATGATGCGACAATTGAGTACCATAGGGACAATAATTTTTACTACATACCAGGGGAGCCTTTCAAAGTGCCTACCCCCTTGGACGGATACAGGCCTCTAGGAGGTGAGCAACATCCCCTTTCTGATGGTAAGTTTGAAGAATTTCCTGCAAAATGGACAGGAAATGGTAGCCGCAACCCACAACCTCATTTTTACGATTGGTACGAAACCGTAAAAGTAAATTATGGTGTAAGGCCGGATGGAAGTAAGGATTTTCCAGAATTACCGGAAGGTTTTGATAAAAAGGGTTACCAAGCCCATTTTGATTTTTGGAAGGATAAGGATGTTCCCAATTCTTGGAAAAAGTTCAAAGATATAGCCCTTTTTTGGATCGGAAAGGGAGTGGATGGATTCAGGTATGATATGGCTGAGATGGTGCCTGTGGAGTTTTGGTCCTACATGAACTCTTCCATAAAGATGAAGAACCCCGAAGCTTTCTTGTTGGCAGAAATATACAATCCAAAAGCCTACCGGGATTATATCCACTTAGGCAAAATGGATTACCTCTATGACAAAGTGGAACTTTATGATACCCTGAAAAATATCATACAGGGCAAAGGGTCCACTGACCATATTGCCCCTATTCAAATAGGTTTGGCAGATATCGGTAAGCACATGTTGCATTTTTTGGAAAATCATGATGAACAAAGAATCGCGAGTCCTGAGTTTGCAGGTAAAGCAGAGAAGGCAAAGCCTGCAGCAGTCCTGTCAGCTACCATAGATTCTGGGCCTATGATGATTTACTTTGGGCAGGAAGTAGGAGAACCTGGGGCTGAGGATGCCGGTTTTGGCAAGCCATCCCGAACTTCCATTTTCGATTATGTCGGGGTTCCGCACCACCAACGCTGGATGAACGGGGGGAAATTTGATGGAGGGCAACTTACTGCCGAAGAGAAGGAATTGAGGGACTTTTACAAAAGGCTCCTTAATTTGGCCAAAACCAGTCCAGCTTTGGCAGGGAAGTACCAAGAAATCCATCATTACAACCGTCTGCATACCGAGTGGTACAATGATAAAGTATTCTCATTTGTCCGTTGGTCTGATGGACAGCGGCTTTTGATCGTTACTAATTTTGATAGTCAGCAGAGTTTTGGCTTCGATCTGGAATTGCCAGCCGAACTGGTGAAAATATGGGGACTGTCAGAGGGTGAATTCAGGCTTTTGGAAAAACTTTACGGATATAAACAGCCCATACTCCAGGTTGCTGGGGGAAAAGCTAAAGTGAGGGTGGATCTGAATCCTTTGGAGAGTTGGATCTTAGAGCTTTAA
- a CDS encoding DUF2147 domain-containing protein produces MKKLILILSLSFLGTYAWAQNADDIVGVWEPGHGKARVKIDNIDGKYYGRIVWLKEPNDPETGKPKTDVNNPDASMKNVPLRGYRILKDFEYKGKGEWADGTIYDPETGNTYSSVITWKDENTLDIRGYVGVKTFGRSDTWRRLKVK; encoded by the coding sequence ATGAAAAAGTTGATCTTAATCTTAAGTTTATCGTTTCTGGGGACTTATGCTTGGGCACAAAATGCGGACGACATCGTGGGTGTTTGGGAGCCTGGACATGGCAAAGCCAGGGTGAAAATCGATAATATTGACGGGAAATATTATGGCAGGATTGTATGGTTGAAAGAACCCAATGATCCCGAAACTGGAAAACCAAAAACAGATGTCAACAACCCGGATGCAAGCATGAAAAATGTTCCTTTGAGAGGGTACAGGATTTTAAAAGATTTTGAATACAAAGGTAAAGGTGAATGGGCTGATGGCACCATTTATGATCCTGAAACAGGCAACACTTACAGCTCAGTCATTACATGGAAGGATGAGAATACCTTGGATATCCGTGGCTACGTAGGTGTAAAAACTTTTGGAAGGTCTGATACTTGGAGAAGACTCAAAGTTAAATAA
- a CDS encoding carboxypeptidase-like regulatory domain-containing protein has protein sequence MGKQEVFAQDKERKVIQLSGIILNADSTDAVPGVNIYVPKKGRGTTSGRYGYFSMPVLEGDSVVFSFIGLKRQTFKVPDNTTGDISLIVTMQLDEIALSEIEVMPFPSEEELKRQLLAMNYEAPMAIDTRGNLSPETLLRYAEAMPASGNENWRYFQQGRVMQIQDRYGPRPFTLLDPFAWSRFIQSIKRGDLKKKD, from the coding sequence ATGGGGAAACAGGAAGTTTTTGCCCAGGATAAAGAAAGAAAAGTAATCCAACTCTCCGGAATCATCCTCAATGCAGATAGCACCGATGCTGTCCCTGGTGTAAACATCTATGTTCCGAAAAAGGGAAGGGGAACTACCTCTGGAAGGTATGGATATTTTTCTATGCCTGTCCTTGAGGGTGATTCCGTCGTATTCAGTTTTATCGGTCTCAAAAGACAGACTTTTAAAGTTCCGGATAACACCACGGGCGACATCAGCCTTATTGTGACCATGCAGTTGGATGAAATTGCCCTGTCTGAAATCGAAGTCATGCCTTTCCCTTCAGAAGAAGAGTTAAAAAGACAGTTACTGGCGATGAACTATGAAGCTCCCATGGCCATCGATACAAGAGGCAACCTAAGTCCTGAGACCTTATTGCGCTATGCGGAAGCCATGCCCGCCTCAGGTAATGAAAACTGGCGCTATTTCCAGCAAGGCAGGGTAATGCAAATCCAGGACCGATATGGCCCAAGACCATTCACCCTTCTTGACCCATTTGCCTGGTCCAGATTTATCCAATCCATTAAGCGGGGAGACCTGAAGAAAAAAGATTAA
- the pafA gene encoding alkaline phosphatase PafA, with protein sequence MIKHISIIFLLFISLPSIAQNPPAKKPKLVVGIVVDQMRQEYFYKFEERYSDGGFKRLMKEGFMMKNAHYNYIPTYTGPGHASVYTGTTPATHGIIANNWYVRNLGRMIYCAEDSTVQAVGGSEENGKISPRNMYSTTISDELRFSSNKRSKVVGIAIKDRGASLPAGHMGDAYWFDSKTGEFMTSTYYYQELPQWVKDFNKRNLAKKYLSGKWETLFPIETYVQSIADDNDFEGPFIGMETTTFPYDLPSLMENNDNFGLIASTPFGNSLTLDMAYAAIEGEKLGKRGETDLLAISFSSPDYIGHRFGPTSVELEDNYLRLDRELEQFFNYLDKEYGKGEYLIFLTADHAVADIVEYMLSENVPAGNFNSRFILTQMRGFCVLNYGEGNWISNFSNEQVFINHELAKEKGISIEKIQRELADFLLRFDGIKEVYTATDMRRMDYQTGKKHLLQMGYNHKASGDLLLILEPAWLTSSWRGTTHGTGYTYDTHVPIIFMGWHIPKGESSRYVTITDIAPTLSMLLNIRLPNGATGQPILEVLQ encoded by the coding sequence ATGATAAAACACATCTCCATCATTTTCCTCTTATTTATTTCTCTGCCTTCTATAGCTCAAAATCCTCCTGCCAAAAAACCAAAATTGGTGGTGGGTATTGTGGTAGACCAAATGAGACAGGAATATTTTTACAAATTTGAAGAAAGATATTCCGATGGAGGCTTCAAGAGACTCATGAAAGAAGGTTTCATGATGAAAAACGCCCATTACAATTACATTCCAACCTATACTGGTCCAGGTCATGCCTCTGTGTACACAGGAACTACACCTGCAACACATGGCATCATTGCCAACAACTGGTATGTCCGCAATCTGGGAAGAATGATCTACTGTGCAGAGGACAGTACTGTGCAGGCTGTGGGAGGCTCGGAAGAAAATGGGAAAATTTCTCCACGGAACATGTATTCCACGACCATTTCAGACGAACTGAGATTCTCCAGCAATAAAAGATCTAAAGTCGTTGGAATTGCCATAAAAGACAGAGGAGCTTCTTTACCTGCAGGCCATATGGGTGATGCCTATTGGTTTGACAGCAAAACCGGGGAATTTATGACCTCAACCTATTATTACCAAGAACTTCCACAATGGGTAAAGGATTTCAACAAAAGAAATTTAGCCAAAAAATACCTTTCGGGTAAATGGGAAACGCTCTTCCCCATAGAAACTTATGTGCAAAGTATAGCAGATGACAATGATTTTGAAGGGCCGTTTATTGGTATGGAAACCACTACGTTCCCTTATGACCTTCCTTCCTTAATGGAAAACAATGACAATTTTGGATTAATTGCCTCAACCCCTTTTGGCAATTCCCTCACTTTGGACATGGCCTACGCAGCCATTGAAGGAGAAAAATTGGGGAAAAGAGGGGAAACAGACCTACTTGCCATCAGTTTTTCCTCACCTGATTATATTGGCCACCGTTTTGGACCTACCTCTGTCGAATTGGAAGATAACTACCTGAGGCTGGACCGGGAACTGGAGCAATTTTTCAATTATCTGGACAAAGAATATGGAAAAGGAGAGTATCTCATTTTTCTGACTGCCGATCATGCCGTAGCAGATATTGTGGAATATATGCTGAGCGAAAATGTACCGGCGGGCAACTTCAATTCCCGCTTTATCCTTACCCAAATGAGGGGCTTCTGTGTGTTGAATTATGGAGAGGGAAACTGGATCAGCAATTTCTCCAATGAGCAGGTTTTCATCAATCATGAGCTTGCAAAAGAAAAAGGCATCAGCATAGAAAAAATCCAAAGGGAATTGGCAGACTTTCTACTCCGTTTTGATGGCATTAAAGAGGTCTATACTGCTACGGATATGAGGAGAATGGATTACCAAACAGGTAAGAAGCACCTCTTACAAATGGGATACAACCATAAGGCTTCGGGAGACCTACTTTTAATTTTGGAACCGGCCTGGTTGACAAGCTCCTGGAGGGGAACTACCCACGGCACGGGCTATACTTACGACACCCATGTCCCCATTATTTTTATGGGCTGGCATATTCCAAAGGGAGAAAGTTCAAGATATGTAACCATCACAGATATAGCACCTACCTTATCCATGTTGCTGAATATTCGCCTTCCTAATGGCGCAACTGGTCAACCGATATTGGAAGTGCTCCAATAA